The DNA segment CTACTCATTGATGAATAAAGATGCATATATATACTTTTCGGCATGAGAGCTGTCCTTTTGACGAAAGAGAAAATAATTCGGCTCTATTTAACGAGAGGTTTGAAATAAACAGTTTTGGACAAAAATGGGAAATAGATCCGCCTCCCTGTATCTGCCCCTACTCATCAAAAAGCAGCAGCTTTTCGGCCTGCCGGCTGTCCTTGCAGTATATCTTTCCATCCTCCATGTAGAGTATCCTACCGTGAATTTCACTCACCCTGTGGTTTTGTGGCTATGATAAGCCTCACAATATCAAAGAAGAGATTCTCAACACGCCCTATCCTGAACCCGGCTATCTCGATGTTTCTCTGCGTCTCCCGTATCGTGGATGTCCCTGTGAGTGTCCTCATTACCGGATCCATGAGATAGAGCGGGATGTTCAAAAGCCTCGACTCGCTCTTCATGTGCTCCAGGAATATCGCCCTTCCTCCGGGCTTTAGGACACGGTACGCCTCTTTCAACCCTCTTATCGGGTCGGGGACCGTGCAGAAGACGAAAGTACTCACAATGGTGTCAAAGCCCTCGTCTTCAAACTCCAAATTTTGGGCGTCCATCAGAAGGAGCCTGACGTTGTTCAGGCCGAGTTCTCTTCTCCTTCTCTCGGCTTTCTCCAGCATGCCCCTGCTGAAGTCTATTCCAATGACCTCTACGCCGGAGGGACAGTGGGGGAAGTTTTTCCCGTTCCGACGCCTATCTCAAGCACTTTCCCTTCTGCCAGAGAAAGGGCCCTGGCGCGGTACTTTGAAAACCTATCGTACTTGCTGGCTGTTTTTGAGGTGTTCATCAATTTAACCTTGTGAAAATATTTGATTGGCCTTATCCTTTCGCATCTGAAAAATTTGGGGGAATCCTTTCACATTATGTCAATGATAAGCCTATTATTCCTTCGGCCGCAATGTACTGATGGAAGCAAATAAAGAGGTGATGCGGAATGGAGTGGAAGTCCCTGTTTATCGGGCTCCTCATCGGAGCGCTCATAGCCGTCCCCCTCGGGATGGCCCACAGCGGAGGATTTGACGTTGCAGAGAGAACCGGCACGCGCTGGGGCTTTGGCCCGATGGGCGGCTACATGCACGGCGGAATGATGGGCTACGGCATGCACGGCATGATGGACGACGAGATGTACGAGGAAATAGAGGAGCACATGGCCCAGTACATGGGCGACGGCTGGCAGGAGATGCACGAGAGCTGCGAGAGGTACATGGGAATCGAGGAGAGCGGCGAGTGAGCCCTCTCCAAGTTTCATTGTTTTTATAGTCCCCTGCGGTGAGAGGTATGAGGGATGCGGTAGCGGGCATTGTGGCGGTTCTGGTTGTGTTACTTCTAGCCATTGGGTACTTTTCAGTGGGAGATGGAGATGCCCGGGACACTTTTCACGGGGTCCTGGTCGAGGGACGGCCCCGGAACTCCACAAACGCCGTAGTTTTGGCGGATACCAACTGCATTCCCGATCAAACTAACACAAAGCTAACATGCATTGCGATAATAGACGCAAACGGTGAGGTTCTGAAGGTCAGATACACCCATCCCATAGAAGTCCCGTGCCTCGCGAGGGGAGACAAAGTTAATATATCAATGAACTCCCATTCATCCGTGGAGATTGTGCGCCTTGGGGCACCATCGATGGAGCATTAGGTGGTTGCCATGCCGGTTTCAGACGCAATTCTGATGACTGCCGCGGATATACCGCTGGACTCTCTGGGTCAAGTGACCGAGTTCACGGGGGTAACGTTCTCAATAATAGCCCTCGGGATTCTCAACGCCCTTAGGCCTTCCATATTTCTCATGATAGTGTTCCTTCTCTCGATGATAGCCCTGACGGACGAGAGGAAGGTTCTCAGGGTCGGCCTGGCATTCACAGTCGGCGCATTTCTGGGGTACTCGATAATAGCCGTTGCCCTCATGAACCTGCACACCAAGATACCCCTGCTCAGATACTTTGTGGTCGCCTTTGGAATAACCGTGGGGGTTTACAAGATACTCTCCGCACTGGGCTACGTGAAGATACCAGTCTCCAGCCCACTGAGGGAAAAGAGCAATGAGGTTCTTGAAAAGGCCACCTCCCCACCGGCAGCCTTTGTCGTTGGGGGAGTGATGGCGTTTCTCTCACTGTCCTGTGTGCTCCCCTCGTACCTCCTGGTGAGCTCCCTGCTCTCCGGCCAGTATCCGCCGGGAATCACAGCGGCGCTGCTCGTGGTGTTCATTGGAATATCAGTGCTGCCCTTTGCCCTCGTTACCCTGGGCTTTCACTATGGAAGCAGGTACGCGAGGCTGGGGAGAGCTGTGGATAAGCTCTCTTCGGTAAGCGGGAGGGGAGATTTAGTTATGGGCGTGGTGCTCGTGCTCGTGAGCGTGCTCTACTTTGTCTTCTTCCTTTAGTTTGAACTTCTCTATGTTCTCCCGGGTCTTTTTGAACTCCCTCAGGCACGTTGGACAGCAGAGGAAGTAAACCCTGTTGTGGTACTTGTAGACTATCGGCTCTCCCACTATCTCCTTGCCGCAGTAGTCGCACTTGAAGGGTATCTTGACCTTCGGGGGAGTGGTTCTTTCAATGCTCTCAAGAATGGGCATTATCTCGATGACCTCAAACCCTGCCCCTTCTATGACCTTTCTCAGCTCCTCCATATCCTCAACGGCTATCTTTATGAGATACTTCCTGCTCGTGAAGCGGTTTATCTCGATTATCTCCTCGAACTCCCTCATCCTCTCAGGCTCGTCAGTTTTGACTATGAGGGCAACGACGTTGTGCGCCCTGAGAAGCTCTGGATTCAGCTTTACGGTATACCCAAGAATCACTCCTTCCTTCTCAAGCTTTTCAAGGCGCGATTTTACCGTCGGCCTGCTGACACCAAGCCTTTCGGCGAGCTCTGAGATGCTCAGGCGCGAATTGTCCATCAGCAGGTGAATGAGCTTCAAATCAAGGTCGTCTATCTTCATGACGTTCCACCGTTCAAATCTAATCTTCGAACTATAAAAATTCTCCGGCTCTACTTTTCAGATTGTAAAAAATAATCCCCATAAGCTGGCCTGCATAGTAAGTAATAGGTGAGGAAAAATGGAGCTTGTGCTCAAGGTAAATGGCATGACCTGCGCAATGTGTGTTAAAACCATAGAGACTGCCCTGATGGAGCTCCCAGGGGTGAAGGAGGCAACTGCAAACCTGAATTCAGAGAGCGTCCACGTTAAATTCGATGAGTCAGAAGTCGGGCTTAACAGGATTATAGCTACCATCGAAGAGCTGGGATATGAGGTGATCAGGGAGAGAAGGGATGCTGTAATAAAGATAGGCGGGATGACCTGCGCAATGTGTGTTAAGACGATAGAGGAGGCGTTGAAAGACCTTCCCGGTGTTTTAGAGGCGAGCATAAACCTTGGCACCGAAACCGCGAGGGTAAGCTACGATCCAAGCCTCGTGACCATTGAAGACATCAGGAAGACCATCGAGGACGTAGGCTACCAGTTCATAGGGGTCGAGGGGGAGGAGACCCACGATCTCGAGAGGGAACTAAGGGAGAGGCACCTTCGCGACATGAAGAGAAAGCTCGCCGTCGCGTGGAGTATTGGAATAGCCCTCTTCGCCTCCATGCAGGTTGAGCGCTTTGGCCTTGAAATCCCGTACCTTATGCCCATCCAGTTCATCCTAT comes from the Thermococcus celericrescens genome and includes:
- a CDS encoding TRASH domain-containing protein encodes the protein MKIDDLDLKLIHLLMDNSRLSISELAERLGVSRPTVKSRLEKLEKEGVILGYTVKLNPELLRAHNVVALIVKTDEPERMREFEEIIEINRFTSRKYLIKIAVEDMEELRKVIEGAGFEVIEIMPILESIERTTPPKVKIPFKCDYCGKEIVGEPIVYKYHNRVYFLCCPTCLREFKKTRENIEKFKLKEEDKVEHAHEHEHHAHN
- a CDS encoding cytochrome C biogenesis protein → MPVSDAILMTAADIPLDSLGQVTEFTGVTFSIIALGILNALRPSIFLMIVFLLSMIALTDERKVLRVGLAFTVGAFLGYSIIAVALMNLHTKIPLLRYFVVAFGITVGVYKILSALGYVKIPVSSPLREKSNEVLEKATSPPAAFVVGGVMAFLSLSCVLPSYLLVSSLLSGQYPPGITAALLVVFIGISVLPFALVTLGFHYGSRYARLGRAVDKLSSVSGRGDLVMGVVLVLVSVLYFVFFL